DNA from Rhodobacteraceae bacterium M382:
ATTGTGAAATCCGAATGACCGGGCCATCGGGCAGAACCTGGACATCCATGTCGCACCGGTGGGTGTCCGGGCGTTCCCTGTCGAACTGGGCCGTGCCGGCCAAGCGCACGCCCTGGGTCATGAGCCGGGCGGCCAGGTCAGCCAGTAGGAGATTTGTGGCCCCCTGGCCGTCTCCGAGCGTATAGGCGAGGTTCACGGTCATATCCTTTCGCTGTCATCGCGCGCAAAGGCGATGAAGGGGAAGCGGTCTGTGGCGTCGAGGAGTGTGGTTCCGGCCGGGATGTCGATCATCCCGTCTGCCAGCGCCAGCGGGGCCAGCGCATCGGAGCGGACCCGGCCCAGGTCGGTGACCAGAAGGGTCCCGTCCCCTTCGTAGCCGCATCTCTGCACCGGGCGGAATTCACGGCGATCCGTGGCCTGGGCCGGTATGGGTTGGGCCGGTATGGCGTTGGATTGCCGCAGTCGGGCCTGTTGCACAGGCGGCACGGCGGCTCCAGTCAGCGCTGCCAGGCTCATCGGTCCAAACAGCTGCCAGCCGACATAGGCCGACACCGGATTGCCCGGCAGCCCCAGCCAGAGCGCGTCACCGATACGCCCGGCAGAGATCGGTTTGCCCGGTTTCATCGCCACGCCCTGGAACACGGGCCTGCCCCCGGCAGCGGCCAATGCGGCGTGCATATGGTCTTCTTCACCGACGGACACCCCGCCTGTGGTGATCAGCAGATCCGTTTGTGTGGCCAGGTCGGCCATGGCGGCCGCGATATCGTCCCGCCGGTCCGCCACCTGTCGGCAGGCCATCAGATCGACCCCCAGGCTGGCAAGCTCGGCCCGCAGCATGGGGGTGTTCACGTCCCAGATCCGGCCTGGGGTCAAGCCGGGGCCTGTGCCCTGGACTTCGTCGCCGGTCATCAACAGCGCCACGCGCGGGCGCGGTTTCACGGCAACATCCGACACCCCGGTTGCCGCCAAGGCAGCAATGGCGCGCGACGTCAGCACGGTGCCCGCAGGCAGCACCAGATCCCCCCTGGCCATATCGGATCCGGCCCGGCGAATGTGGTGATCGGGTGTTGGCAGGTGATCGAAGATGACCCGGGCACCTGCGCGGCGGGTGGCCTCCTGCATGATCACTGCATCCGTGCCCTGCGGTACGGCCGCGCCGGTAAAGATGCGAATCGCCTGACCCGGTGCCAGCGACAGGGCGCGTCCGTCTCCGGCGGCCAGACGGTCGCCGACGGTCAGCGCAAACGGCCCCTGCCCGGAAAGCCCGGCCAAGGAAACGGCATAGCCATCCATCGCAGCGTTATCAAAGGCGGGGCTGGGAAAATCGGCCCGGACATCGCGGGCCAGAACCCGACCCGGCGCGCGGGTCAGGTCAACAGTGTCAACGCGGGTGAGATGGGACAGGACCTGGCGCAAACGGGCCAGGGCCTCTTCGACCGAGATCAGCCCCGTGACCCGGCACCCACATTCGACCGATCCCTGGTCTGCTGTGCGGTTGTCCAGCATGGTCCTGTCCCTTCACCGGTGTCGGGCGTGGCCTTTAGTTGCCCTCAAAGGCGTCGGCCACTTTCTTGTAGGCTTTCAGATAGCCTTCGGGCAGTTCGTGGGCGATCCCCTGGTGGCAGTCGATACAGGTTTTGCCATCGTCCAGTGCCTTTTGGTGGTTCTGGGCGGCGCGGCCTTCCTGCTGGGTAAAGTCCATGAATTCAAAGCTGTGGCAGTTGCGGCATTCCTGTGAATCGGTGCGTTTCATCCGGGTCCATTCACGTGATGCCATCACCAGGCGGTGCTCTTCGAATTTCTCCGGGGTCGAGACCGATTTGGTGATGAATTTGCCATACAGCTCCTTGGAGGCCTGGATCTTGCGGATCATCTTGGGGCCCCAATCCTTGGGGACGTGGCAATCGGGACAGGTGGCGCGCACACCGGAGGAGTTGTTCTGGTGCACGGTGCCCTGATATTCGGCATACACATTGTCGCGCATTTCGTGACAGCTGACGCAGAAGTCTTCGTTGTTGGTCGCTTCGAGCGCCCAGTGGAAGCTGCCCCAGAAGCCGACCCCGGCCACAAAGCCGACGATCAGCAACGAGCCCAGCGAAATGGCACCTGTGGGAGTCCAGAACCAGTTCCAGAGACGGCGGATAAAGCCGGGACGCGGTTCCTGTGAGTTTGGGTTTGTCATGGTCTTGTTCCTCAAGCAGGGATCACGCCCGGATCAGTTTCCGGCGGATGCCTCAAAGTCGTTGTCGACCAGAGCCGGAGCGTCGGCCTGGGGCACGTGGCATTGGTTACAGAACCAGCGGGTGCCGGCGACGCGGTCCAGTTGGTTACCGGCGCGGTCCAGATAGTGGGTCATCGACAGGGTCGGTGCATTGCGTTCACCTGCGGTTGTCCAGTCGTGGCAGCGCAGGCATTGGTTTGCCTTGAGATCGATCTGGTATTGATCGATCGAATGGGGCACCAGCGGTGGCTGTTGACGATAGTTGCGGGTGAACCGCTTTTCGTCCTGTTGGAACACATCTTCGACCGCGACGGGTTCGTCGATGTCGGCACCGCGCAGGGATTGAACCGGTGCCGATTGCGCCAAGGCAAAGCTGGCGCTCAGCAGAACCGTGGCGGCGATGGCGCTGAAAGTGGCGTGCTTTTTCATTTTTTATACTCCGATGCTTGCTCAGGCGGCTCGGCTGGCCCCGGATGCAGGTTGAGTTCTTTCTCGGGCGTCACGACCCGGTGCGGGCGTGTCGTCGAAACGGTGGGTAAAGTGGAAGACGTCCATGGCGCAGACGTCGATGCAGCGACCGCAATTGGTGCAGTCAGGCGCGAGGATCAGGGGGGTGTCCGCGTCGGTGCCCCGCAGGGCGGGTGTGATGACCTGCATTTCCGGGCAGACAGCGAAACAATCCATGCAATCATCGCAATCGGCGCGTTTGTCGGCGGTGACCCGCAGCACGGATTTCTGACCCAGCAGGCCGTAGAACGTCCCAACCGGGCACAGATGCCCACACCAGCCCCGGCGCGACACAAACAGGTCGAACAGGAACACGGCCGCAACAAAGGCCCAGGCAAAGCCCATGCCGAAAATCAGACCCCGGTGCAGCATGCTGATCGGGTTGACGATTTCCCAGGCGATGGTGCCGGTGATCGCCGAGACGGCAATCACCATGGCCAGCACCCAATAGCGGGTGCCCGGTTTGGGCTGCCAGCCCTTTTGCAGGCCCAGTTTGTCATGCAGCCAATGCGCCCCATCGGTCACAGGGTTGATCGGGCAGACCCAGGAACAATAGACCCGGCCCCCGATCAGCGCATAGGTCACGCCAACGATAAGCGCGCCGATCAGGCCGGTCAGTTCCGGCCAATGGCCCGCGACGATGGATTGCACGGTGATGAACGGATCGGTCAGCGGCAGGATGTCGAATGTCATCGAACCGGACAGGTTGCCCTTGACCCACCAGATGCCAAACCACGGCCCCAGCAGGAACAGCGACAGGAACAACAGTTGCGAGGCCCGGCGCAGCAGCAGGAACCGGTGTGCGCGCAGCCAGCCGAATTCTTCGATGGCCTCCTGCCCGACGGGGAGTTTGGTCTTGGCTGACATCAGTTGGACCCTCCCGTGCCGGGAAGCGAGACCGACGGGGTGAAACCGCCATCCATATTCGGGTTCGGCATGGCATCGGGCAGATAACCACCCGGTGCGATCAGATTGTCGGTGCCCGGCCCGGGCAGACGGTCCGGCAGGTCGATCAGTTCATCCACCAGCGGGTTCTGGTCTTCCCAGCCGAGTTTATAGTGATCTGCCGCTTCGGCGCGGGCGATGCGACGCGGCAGCACCTTGATCGCTGAGGCGTTGGGCAGAACACAGGATTTTTCGCATTTGCCACAGCCGGTGCATTTGTCGGCATGGACCGTGGGCATGAAAATGGCGTGGTGACCCGAACGTTCATTGTGCGACCGCTCCAGGGTGATCGCCTCGTCAATCACCGGGCAGACGCGGTAACAGACGTCACAGCGCAGACCCAGCGCGTTGAGGCAGTTTTCTTCGTCGATCAACACGGCCACGCCCATGTCGGCGTCGTCAATGTTGGTCAGCCCATGATCCAGCGCGCCTGTCGGACAGGCAGCGACGCAGGGGATGTCTTCGCACATCTCGCACGGGACATCGCGGGCGGTAAAAAACGGCGTGCCGGTGGCCGGGCCGTCATAGCCCAGTTCCGCCAGTTTCAGCGTGTCATAGGGGCAATCGCGCACGCATAATCCGCAGCGAATGCAGGAGGCGAGGAATTGATCTTCGTCCAATGCCCCAGGTGGGCGGATCGCCTGCGCAGGCAAGGCGCGGGCGTCGCTCACCAGATGGGCCAGCCCCATGCCCGCCACCGCACAGCCCGCCACACCCCGGGCCGCATCCTGCAGGAAGCGACGCCGGTCTGTGGCTGTGGGTTTGCGATTGCGGGCGGACATGGGTTTTCTCCGTTCAGATCTTCAG
Protein-coding regions in this window:
- the napG gene encoding ferredoxin-type protein NapG, whose translation is MSARNRKPTATDRRRFLQDAARGVAGCAVAGMGLAHLVSDARALPAQAIRPPGALDEDQFLASCIRCGLCVRDCPYDTLKLAELGYDGPATGTPFFTARDVPCEMCEDIPCVAACPTGALDHGLTNIDDADMGVAVLIDEENCLNALGLRCDVCYRVCPVIDEAITLERSHNERSGHHAIFMPTVHADKCTGCGKCEKSCVLPNASAIKVLPRRIARAEAADHYKLGWEDQNPLVDELIDLPDRLPGPGTDNLIAPGGYLPDAMPNPNMDGGFTPSVSLPGTGGSN
- a CDS encoding NapC/NirT family cytochrome c, with product MTNPNSQEPRPGFIRRLWNWFWTPTGAISLGSLLIVGFVAGVGFWGSFHWALEATNNEDFCVSCHEMRDNVYAEYQGTVHQNNSSGVRATCPDCHVPKDWGPKMIRKIQASKELYGKFITKSVSTPEKFEEHRLVMASREWTRMKRTDSQECRNCHSFEFMDFTQQEGRAAQNHQKALDDGKTCIDCHQGIAHELPEGYLKAYKKVADAFEGN
- a CDS encoding molybdopterin molybdotransferase MoeA, producing MLDNRTADQGSVECGCRVTGLISVEEALARLRQVLSHLTRVDTVDLTRAPGRVLARDVRADFPSPAFDNAAMDGYAVSLAGLSGQGPFALTVGDRLAAGDGRALSLAPGQAIRIFTGAAVPQGTDAVIMQEATRRAGARVIFDHLPTPDHHIRRAGSDMARGDLVLPAGTVLTSRAIAALAATGVSDVAVKPRPRVALLMTGDEVQGTGPGLTPGRIWDVNTPMLRAELASLGVDLMACRQVADRRDDIAAAMADLATQTDLLITTGGVSVGEEDHMHAALAAAGGRPVFQGVAMKPGKPISAGRIGDALWLGLPGNPVSAYVGWQLFGPMSLAALTGAAVPPVQQARLRQSNAIPAQPIPAQATDRREFRPVQRCGYEGDGTLLVTDLGRVRSDALAPLALADGMIDIPAGTTLLDATDRFPFIAFARDDSERI
- the napH gene encoding quinol dehydrogenase ferredoxin subunit NapH, giving the protein MSAKTKLPVGQEAIEEFGWLRAHRFLLLRRASQLLFLSLFLLGPWFGIWWVKGNLSGSMTFDILPLTDPFITVQSIVAGHWPELTGLIGALIVGVTYALIGGRVYCSWVCPINPVTDGAHWLHDKLGLQKGWQPKPGTRYWVLAMVIAVSAITGTIAWEIVNPISMLHRGLIFGMGFAWAFVAAVFLFDLFVSRRGWCGHLCPVGTFYGLLGQKSVLRVTADKRADCDDCMDCFAVCPEMQVITPALRGTDADTPLILAPDCTNCGRCIDVCAMDVFHFTHRFDDTPAPGRDARERTQPASGASRAA
- a CDS encoding nitrate reductase cytochrome c-type subunit, producing MKKHATFSAIAATVLLSASFALAQSAPVQSLRGADIDEPVAVEDVFQQDEKRFTRNYRQQPPLVPHSIDQYQIDLKANQCLRCHDWTTAGERNAPTLSMTHYLDRAGNQLDRVAGTRWFCNQCHVPQADAPALVDNDFEASAGN